In Cydia amplana chromosome 13, ilCydAmpl1.1, whole genome shotgun sequence, a single genomic region encodes these proteins:
- the LOC134653222 gene encoding zinc finger protein 512B-like — protein MSRICCLLLLLSHQAFSTEQKKRSLINSLAVPAGFPARHSVTELHNRIPIPIPQPIPIPVPRPVPYPVGVGVPVDQPRPVPVVIPHPVVHIIPRPIAVPIDKPYPYPVAHPVPVTITQGVHIPVPQPYAVGVPAAVPVRVPQPVPVAVSPVQQVVQPVAQVGVSGGVVEAHGQTIVHPY, from the exons ATGTCGCGAATATGCTgt CTACTACTCCTCTTGAGCCACCAAGCATTTTCAACTGAACAGAAAAAACGCAGCCTTATCAACTCCCTCGCCGTGCCAGCCGGGTTCCCAGCTCGCCACTCTGTTACAGAACTCCACAACCgcataccaataccaataccCCAGCCTATACCGATACCTGTTCCACGGCCCGTACCGTACCCTGTAGGCGTTGGTGTACCTGTCGACCAGCCGCGACCGGTACCTGTGGTTATACCGCACCCAGTAGTCCATATCATCCCGCGACCAATAGCGGTACCGATAGATAAACCGTATCCGTACCCGGTAGCGCATCCTGTGCCGGTAACGATCACGCAAGGGGTACATATACCGGTTCCGCAGCCGTATGCGGTTGGTGTGCCGGCGGCAGTACCGGTACGGGTGCCGCAGCCGGTACCGGTAGCTGTTAGTCCGGTACAGCAGGTAGTTCAACCGGTAGCACAAGTAGGAGTGAGTGGGGGGGTTGTGGAAGCGCATGGTCAGACAATAGTGCATCCTTATTGA